The Paenibacillus sp. JQZ6Y-1 sequence GAATATAATTCACGCCAGACTGATGCAATGTCGTGAATAGATCCTGCACCTGTCCCTGCTCATCGTAGAATTTCACCCCGCTCTGTTCCAGCGAGATAATACTCGACACATCGACACCCTTGATAAAATCTGGGCTTAATCCCTCGACCTTTTTCACAAAAATATCCGAGGATACCGGCTGGCTTGTATCCGAACCCGTGCGTTTTAGCTTAAAGCTGTCCAGATAGCCCCAGCCGTTAGCCATTCCGCGAATATGAGCGCCAATCTGCACCTGATTCGTCGGCTGCGTTAGCACAAATTGCAGCTTCACCGTACCCCATTGGTTGTAGCCAGTCGTCGCCACTTCAGTGCCTTGGTTGGTATCTGCGAATACCTGTACATGCCCCGATTCAGCGCCGCTGCCACCCATGGATTGTACAGTCAGCTCATAGCTGCCCGCAGGCAGAGACGATACGTTCTGACTGAGCGTAATCTGTTGTTGTACGCTGGCTGTATCTTTGATCCAATATTTGAATGCGTACGTGTCCTCAGATGGTGTAATAAAAGGATCGTTGGCGTAGGCATATCGTTCGATGCTCACCTGATCCCAATCCGAAGGCTCTACTTTCCAAGACCCGTCACTCCACCAGTCACTTTCAAATCCCGCATTGTTCAGCGGAATATCCTCATCATTCGCTGCATGCGCCAGCGGCGCCTGTATCGGCAACATGCCTAGCACCATCACCACTGCCAGCATTAACAACGACACCCGTTTCTTGCTTCTCATTCTGTTTATCCCCTTTCAAAACCGAATACCCACATGCAAATCCCACTTTTTGTAAAGCGCTTACATATTTGCTGTGATCACTATAGCAGACGGCAGAAGCAGAGGACATGGGAAGATTGCAACATTTTGTGTTTTTATGCAAGCAGTTTGAAGGGCATATAGAGCCAATACATAGAATCTGGAAATTCATCTACAACTGCACAGTCGAGGGGATACAACCCTAGCTCACAATAGACATAAGCTGGTTATGACATTACATTGCAGACGGTTTTTCAGTCCTTTATTGATGTACAAGTAGCAAGGAGCTAGGCAATAAAAGGGATGATCACCTGAATCGGCGATCATCCCATCGGTAGAGCCATTTTACCCATCGTCTGTTGTGCTTATCATTTATTGGTATGCGTCGTCCTCTATGATTCGCTTGTTATCGAAAGAAACAGACCTAACATCTACTTCTCCGTTCCATACACCTCAAACTGCGTCAGCGCTGGAAACGGCGACGGATCGTCCGCCTGAATCAGCTCGTGCAGCTTTACCCACTCTACCTGCTTGCCGCCAACCTCTATCGTCTGCCCTTTATCTGACTTCTCCAACCCCACCACCTGACGCGTGCCGTCGGAGTATTCCAATGTCACCTGCTGCCAGTAGCTATCATGCGGAAAGTCTGCCCGCAAATACAGCACGATTTCCTCAATCTGCACCGTGCGTCCAAATTCCAGTGTAAACGCCGCATCCAGATTTTGATTGATTCCCCACGACTCAAATGGCCATTCTCCATGCGAAAAGGTAATCGTATTTCCATTAATCGCATTCCTTGCTGCAAATACTGCTTCGCCGCGCGTTTCTACATTAGCGTGCGCATGTGGGAATAGCGAATCATTCCCATGATGATCGTACACATTGCGTGCCAGATTGCGGTAAGCCTGTACCTCTCGCTGCTTAGCCACGCGTGCACGCAGCGCATGCAGCTCACCGATAAACGTCTGAGGAGAGTAGGACGATTTCTTTTCACCAAATGGAATGGGCAGTGTATACTCCTGTCCGGTCATATAGACCAGCTCCTTGCCCAGCGCTTCATCCAATGAAATGCGCAGAAATACCGGCGTATCGTTACTACGCAGTACAATCACATCACCCGGCTCGTAAGCCGCCGCATAGACCAGATTCACCTCGCCTTGATTCTGTTGCTCCGCCTTTACGTTACCATGCTGATCCTGTATCACAATCGTTAACTGTGTCATATATTCACCTCATCGTTGAAATGGTAGACTATGCTTCTCATCTATCGTTGCCTGCATATGACTTGTTACTGCGTTCATGTAATCTTCCACAAATGAGATGCAAACAAAGGGTATAGCTCTATTCAGTATGTATTGATTCTCTCTTCAATCCCGTTCGTTCTCTATTTGCGTCCAGTCATCGCCTTGACTACGGCTGCGGCTATGGCTATGGCTATGGCTATGGCTATGGCTAGTTTAGCATAGCGATTTTGATTGCCATGATAACAATATTGACCAAAACGCATACTCCTTTGTGCACTTATACCGTTTCTACTTGTATGCCTATTTCCTTTGCCCTTCACACTACAGTTGATCACAAGCCACCAATCTACTTTATGCCGCTCGCTTCATACCAAAAGAACCTTCAATCCGCTCTGATCAAAGGTTCCTCCTCTTGCTGTCACTTCTATGCTGTTGGTGTAACCTTACGGATCATCCTTTGGCGGCAGGCTGCCAGTCCTTCGGCAGAACCTCATTTCATGGTTCTTCGCCGACGGCCCATCACCGTCTGGCAGCCTGTATGGTCGGCTATAGGGAATAGCACGAGCATTTTAAAATAATGATCTATCTCTCATGAGTATCGATTGGACGAATCAGATGCTTTTGGTGACCATATCCGGCGATGTTTCCACTCCGGTATGAGCAGGTTGTCCTTTATCCAGCTCCAGCATTTTCGTCGTTGAAGCGAAGATGTCGCGGAACAGATCAGGATGCTGGGACAGCGACAATCCGTAGGACGGGATCATTTCCTTGATTTTCGGCTCCCAGCCCGGCATTTGCTGCGGGAAGCAGCGGCGCAGTACTTCCAGCATGACATGAACCGCTGTCGATGCTCCCGGTGACGCGCCCAATAGTGCAGCTACTGAGCCATCCGCGGCACTGACAACCTCGGTACCGAATTGCAGCGTTCCTTTGCCTGTTGGGGTGTCCTTGATGACCTGTACACGCTGACCTGCGACAACCAGTTCCCAGTCCTCGCTTTTCGCATTGGGAATGAATTCACGCAATTCTTCCATCCGCTGCTCGTTGGACAGCATGACTTGCTGCACCAGATAACGGGTTAGCCCCATTTCCTTCATTCCGGCAGCTAGCATGGTCATCAGATTGTTCGGCTTGACTGAACCGATCAGATCCATATTCGAACCTGTCTTCAAAAACTTAGGTGAGAAACCAGCAAAAGGACCAAACAGCAGTGCCTTTTTGTTATCAATATAACGGGTATCCAGATGCGGAACAGACATCGGCGGCGCGCCAACCTTCGCTTTGCCGTATACTTTGGCATGATGCTGTTCAATCACATCTGGATTTTTACAGACCATGAATACACCACTAACCGGAAATCCGCCGATCTGACGGGATTCTGGAATGCCTGTCTTTTGCAGCAATGGCAGACTACCGCCACCTGCTCCGATAAACACAAAGCGTGTCTCGTGATGCTCTACCCGACCGGTATTCAGATCCTGCACCTTGATGTTCCACGAGGAACCATCTGCGGCGCGCTTGATGTCCTTGATGCTGTGCTTGTAATGAATCTGCACGCCTTTGCCCTTGAGATACTCGAACATCATCCGAGTCAGTGCGCCAAAGTTCACATCCGTACCGGTTTCGATTTTGGTTGCAGCAATAGGTTCACTGGACGTACGCCCGTTCATAATGAGCGGAATCCATTTTTGCAACGTAGCCGCATCCTCCGCATACTCCATTCCTTGGAATAACGGATTCTCGGTAAGCGCTTTAAATCTTTTTCTTAAAAAAGAAACATTGCTCTCTCCCAGCACCAGACTCATATGCGGAATCGGTTTAATAAACTGCTGTGGATGATGCAATACACCGGTTTGGATCAAGTGAGACCAGAACTGACGAGACAGCTGAAACTGTTCGTTGATCTGTACCGCTTTGGTAATGTCGATCGAACCGTCTGGCTTTTCGGTCGTATAATTCAACTCGCATAGTGCCGCATGACCGGTACCGGCATTATTCCATTCATTGGAGCTTTCTTCTCCAGGGTTTGCTAATTTCTCAAACACTTTAATTTCCCATTCTGGTGCTAACTCTTTCAGCAATGATCCCAGCGTCGCACTCATGACTCCGGCACCGATTAAGATAACGTCTGTTTTTTTCTGTACGTTGCTCATAAAAACAAAACCTTCCTTATCTCGTATATTTGCAAAAAAGAGCAGTAGCTCCTGCTCTGGTACTACACGAAAGCAAGGCTCCACTCAGGAACATCCTCGAACTGTCAAACACATCTGCAACCGCTAACTTCATTATAACCCAATTGCAGTCTGTTAAAAATGTTATCGACTCTTATCATTTAATTATATACTATTTAGAGTTGGTAAAAAATGAAAACTTTGCGCGAAAAGGGCTAAATCGGTGGAAAAAGAGTCGTCTATACCATTTCCATTCTATTCTTGAAATGCCTATGTATCCCTCCTACCTTTACATTTTATACTTATTTTTTTACATATACAAAAGAAATGAGATCGGATTGCAGGTATTCTTTTTATTTTCCCGCTAATAGGGACATTATTCCGTTCTTTTATAGCATCTATTTGCAGCTGACTCGCTTCTATTTTGCCAATTGAAAGCAATCTCCGGTATCCTCTATATCGAATAGCAAACAACGCGATTCCGGCATGTTAAACGGGCGATGCAAAATGAGCTTCCATTGCCCATCAAAGGTCTGGAACAGCATGCCATGCCCGCTATCCTCCTTCACAAGCGGCTCCAGCTGCTCCCACGGTCCTTCCAGCTTGCCGCTGATTGAACGGGCAATGGTCTGCACGTAGCTGTCCTGTTCATAGCTAGACCAGAGCATGATCAGATTGCCACTGGATGTACGGTACAGCTGACAGCCATCGGTGACGTACACTTCTGGTTCGTTCCTATTCGATTCTTGCGGAATCAACTGGGCTTCGTCAACGTTGTAGCGCTGCGGGTGTTCGACGTCTTGGGAATGGTGAGGCTCCGACTGTGGTAGTCTGGAATCGTTGCACTGCGTTTGTGAGTCTTGTTTAGAGCTGTGAATAGTCTGTATACCCTCGTCGGATAACGATGGAGACGACAGCCAAGGTGCTGCCGATCCGCTGAACAGATGCACCGG is a genomic window containing:
- a CDS encoding carbohydrate-binding protein, whose translation is MTQLTIVIQDQHGNVKAEQQNQGEVNLVYAAAYEPGDVIVLRSNDTPVFLRISLDEALGKELVYMTGQEYTLPIPFGEKKSSYSPQTFIGELHALRARVAKQREVQAYRNLARNVYDHHGNDSLFPHAHANVETRGEAVFAARNAINGNTITFSHGEWPFESWGINQNLDAAFTLEFGRTVQIEEIVLYLRADFPHDSYWQQVTLEYSDGTRQVVGLEKSDKGQTIEVGGKQVEWVKLHELIQADDPSPFPALTQFEVYGTEK
- a CDS encoding malate:quinone oxidoreductase; this translates as MSNVQKKTDVILIGAGVMSATLGSLLKELAPEWEIKVFEKLANPGEESSNEWNNAGTGHAALCELNYTTEKPDGSIDITKAVQINEQFQLSRQFWSHLIQTGVLHHPQQFIKPIPHMSLVLGESNVSFLRKRFKALTENPLFQGMEYAEDAATLQKWIPLIMNGRTSSEPIAATKIETGTDVNFGALTRMMFEYLKGKGVQIHYKHSIKDIKRAADGSSWNIKVQDLNTGRVEHHETRFVFIGAGGGSLPLLQKTGIPESRQIGGFPVSGVFMVCKNPDVIEQHHAKVYGKAKVGAPPMSVPHLDTRYIDNKKALLFGPFAGFSPKFLKTGSNMDLIGSVKPNNLMTMLAAGMKEMGLTRYLVQQVMLSNEQRMEELREFIPNAKSEDWELVVAGQRVQVIKDTPTGKGTLQFGTEVVSAADGSVAALLGASPGASTAVHVMLEVLRRCFPQQMPGWEPKIKEMIPSYGLSLSQHPDLFRDIFASTTKMLELDKGQPAHTGVETSPDMVTKSI